In the genome of Dehalococcoidales bacterium, the window TATCCGGTAAAGCGGGAGAAACTATCGTTGACTTCAACGAATTTGTCTTCTTCCAGCGAAACGATGCAGATGGCGCTGGGACTGGAGTTAAAGGCTTTGGAGAACTTTTCTTCCGAGTCCCGCAGCGCCTGTTCCATACGTTTGCGCTGTGTGATATCCGAGCCGACCACCAGAGCGCAGGGATGGCCGTTTAGCTGTAAATACTCGGTGGAAAGTAGCATGGTGCGGATTTCACCGGATTTGATACGGATATCACATTCTTCATTGCGTATCTTGACCTGCCCGAGGATTTTACTCAGCATCTTCCCCCGGTTTTCTGCATCGGCCCACAAATCGAGTTTGTCCGCGTTTTGGGAAATCATATCCGCCCGGGTGTAGCCCGTAATATCGGTGTAACCCTGGTTGATTTCCAGGAAAACACCGTCGTCTATCGTGGACAGAGACATGGCGTTCGGGCTGGCGTGAAAAGCCTTGGAGAATTTCTCTTCTGATTCGCGTAAAGTCTGCTCGATGTTGAGGCGCTCTGCCAGATTAAGTTCTATTTCCGCCCGGTCTTTTCTGCCGACGGCGGCGATGGTGGTTACAATAAAGGTGATAATCAGGATATATGCCATCAATGGCGCTATGATTTCGAATCCCAGCAAGCCGGATGATGCCAGTATGACAATAGTTATTATATATATGGAAGCCAGGGTGATGGTCTGCCGGACGGTCAGCATCAGGCTGGCGATTAACAAAGGCAGGGACAGCCACATCAATTCCGCGGTCACGTTTATTTCCGGTGGTTTTATTATGGCGACGGAGACCGAAGGAATGGCCGGTACGACCAGCGTGAGCATCAGGGCTGCCCGGTGGTACCGGGTGCGGCTGATGATATAGGTTAAAAGGAAAAGCACGGAGGATGCCGCTGTAATCAGCCACGCATTGCTGCCCATTTTCTTCAGGGATATCGCGCCTGCCAGGGTGGCAAGAGTCATCAGCAGCAGGAAAGCCGCCAGCAAACGGACGCGCCGCTGCTGCTTCGCGTCGATAACGACCGATGGTTCGGTCAGCCACCGTGAAGCAGCGACGACAGCCCGGATGATATTATCTTTCCTTGGCAGGATACGGGATGACCCTGTTGCCATGTTTCATCTCCTGGCAGGCGTCGGACGCCTGTACCGGGACGTATTTATTTATTGGTTGTCTTGTCGGCCGTATAGGCTAGTAGCCGGTGCTTACCTGGGTTACCAGTCCGGTGGTGGTGCAGGAATAGGTGCCTTTGGTGACCGGCGTCCGCAAATAGTCGGGATAAAGAGGGTTGCTGGAGGGGAAGCCGGACATGTTGGCTGTCGCGGCAGTGGCGGTGACCGAGGTAATGTGCGTCTTGGCCATCAAGATGTCCACGGCGGTTTGTACCGTGACAAGCTCCGCCTTGGCGGCTTCGACTTGCCCGGTATCGGCCAGACCGATGACATTGGGGAGGACGACGGCGGCCAGCACGCCCAGGATAGCTACGACGATGAGCAGCTCTACCAGGGTAAACGCCTTGTCATTGTGAATGAATTTCTTGAGTAATCTCAGCATAAAATTGCCTCCTTTAGTTTTTTTGCCCTGATGCTTTTCCATTTTTACCTCCTGGCTGTTTTCAATTTTTAAGGGTAGTTTTTCCCCGTATGCATGTTATGCCTGGTAATAAAGTCGGAAAAGTCCTGGCTGCCCACCCGGAAATGCCCCCCCGGCAGCCGGAAGGCGGGCAGCCGGCCGGTGCTTATCCAGCGCAGTACGGTGGTGTTGCTGACACCGCAGCGCTTGGCGATAAAACCTACCGATATATATTCCGGGTTCCATTGTGCGGACGTGTTCGGCAAGCTAACCTCCCCCCGGAGTTTGACCGGTACTTTTCGTGATGCAACCGGAACAGTCAGCAAATTCGGTGCTTGCGGTGTTTGAATCGTTTGTAGTATATAAAAGTCGTCTCACAGTAAAATCACACGCCGTCACAAAAAGTTCACAGATAAATCACAAGGTGTGAGGCTGCGTACGTATTTTTGAAAAAACGCATAGTGATGGCAGGTGACAATTGTGAGTAAAAAAATCCGGCGGAGGGGGCCGGATTTATAGCGGCCGGCTTCCCCGTTTATTGAGTTAATTGAGGAGGGAGGCGGGGAAGCCGGCCGGCATTGAGGAGGTTCAGGCATGTTTGATGCGCGGCGTTAACCGCGCGTGACTGGTAATTAGCTGTTCCTTAACGGGATTTTGTGTTTAGCGGCGAAGCTGTAAAAGTCGTCCCGGAAGATGCGGTTCTGGCCTCCCGGCAGTCTGAAGGCGGCCAGATTGCCTTTCTCAATCCATCTCAGGACGGTTACCTTGCTTACGCCGCAGTGCTTGGCAACGACGCCGGTAGTGAGATATTGCGGGTAGTAGTTATCCATTTTAGTTTCCACAGGACGCCTCCTTAACGGCAGGAATGCGGGGTATTATTTATGCCCGCGACAATCATTCAGTTAACCATATTTACGATATTTCTTAAGTTACTTTAATGCCCCGTGTTTACATCTGAATCACAAAACCCGGCGGAAAAGACACAAAAAAGTCACATAAAAAAAAGGGAAGGAAAGAAAATAGCGTTGATAGCGGCAAAAGGATAAACAGCGCTTTACCAGTAGCTGTTTTTACGGCGGCCGTTAACGTAGGGGTTATCCCGGCGCTCGGTGCCGATGGTGGTCTCGCGGCCGTGCCCGGGGTAAATGGCGGTGTCATCCGGCAGGGTCATCAGCCGGGTCTGAATGCTGTGGAGGAGCTGGGGGCGGCTGCTGCCCGGCATCATCGTGGTGCCGATGCCGCGGTGGAAGATGGTGTCCCCGGTGAATACTTTGCCCGCCGTCAGCAGGCAGATGCTGCCCGGTGTATGCCCCGGAGTGTGAATGACCTGGTAAGTGGTATTGCCCACCGTTATCTCATCCCCTTCACGCAGGGTGCGGTCAGGGGGGTGGGGCGTCCGGTAAGAAATGCCGAACTGCGAGCTATAAGAGCCGGAGCCTTCCAGGAAATCCGCGTCCTCCACGTGGATGGCAACCTCGGCGCCGGTCTGGTCCTGTATCTCGTACAGGGCGGCTATATGGTCGGAGTGGCCGTGGGTCAGGACGATAATCTTGATATCGAAACCGGAAGCGG includes:
- a CDS encoding PAS domain S-box protein — translated: MATGSSRILPRKDNIIRAVVAASRWLTEPSVVIDAKQQRRVRLLAAFLLLMTLATLAGAISLKKMGSNAWLITAASSVLFLLTYIISRTRYHRAALMLTLVVPAIPSVSVAIIKPPEINVTAELMWLSLPLLIASLMLTVRQTITLASIYIITIVILASSGLLGFEIIAPLMAYILIITFIVTTIAAVGRKDRAEIELNLAERLNIEQTLRESEEKFSKAFHASPNAMSLSTIDDGVFLEINQGYTDITGYTRADMISQNADKLDLWADAENRGKMLSKILGQVKIRNEECDIRIKSGEIRTMLLSTEYLQLNGHPCALVVGSDITQRKRMEQALRDSEEKFSKAFNSSPSAICIVSLEEDKFVEVNDSFSRFTGYPRQEIIGRGIQDLGLLVNKEELEQVIGVLQEKGSVYNVEFPSRSKSGEIRMGLFSATIINIGGKPYVMLVITDITEQKQAQEKLKQAMTSLEHYSAQLKATNKELESFSYSVSHDLRSPLRSIDGFSQALLEDYKSKLDKTGRDYLQRLRSASQKMGELIDGLLKLSRLTRSEMHLEDIDLSALAGEISDRLQETQPDNRAKFVIDRGLSAVADPEMVRVLMENLLGNAWKFSGKTSNPRIEFGSTVKDHVTTFFVKDNGAGFDMAYNDKLFGAFQRLHDSTDFPGTGIGLATVQRIINRHGGTIRAEGAVGKGATFYFTLTQGAQA
- a CDS encoding prepilin-type N-terminal cleavage/methylation domain-containing protein; this translates as MEKHQGKKTKGGNFMLRLLKKFIHNDKAFTLVELLIVVAILGVLAAVVLPNVIGLADTGQVEAAKAELVTVQTAVDILMAKTHITSVTATAATANMSGFPSSNPLYPDYLRTPVTKGTYSCTTTGLVTQVSTGY
- a CDS encoding excisionase family DNA-binding protein, which codes for MPNTSAQWNPEYISVGFIAKRCGVSNTTVLRWISTGRLPAFRLPGGHFRVGSQDFSDFITRHNMHTGKNYP
- a CDS encoding helix-turn-helix domain-containing protein, whose protein sequence is METKMDNYYPQYLTTGVVAKHCGVSKVTVLRWIEKGNLAAFRLPGGQNRIFRDDFYSFAAKHKIPLRNS
- a CDS encoding MBL fold metallo-hydrolase — translated: MENRLFIKRLVVGGLSANCFIVGDEAGTEGMVIDPGGNPERILPAIAASGFDIKIIVLTHGHSDHIAALYEIQDQTGAEVAIHVEDADFLEGSGSYSSQFGISYRTPHPPDRTLREGDEITVGNTTYQVIHTPGHTPGSICLLTAGKVFTGDTIFHRGIGTTMMPGSSRPQLLHSIQTRLMTLPDDTAIYPGHGRETTIGTERRDNPYVNGRRKNSYW